The Teredinibacter sp. KSP-S5-2 genomic interval TTCACTCTCGCGACTGAAGTTTAGGCTCAAGTAACAAAGCGGTCATCTATCCCCGTCGAAACTAAATCAAAGGCACTGCATTGGGTTGGTGAAATCGCCATGTCAAGCCGTGAGGATCAGACCTTCTTTAGGAGGAACACTATATAATACCCGGCTATAGTGATTACAGACGAATGATTTAAGAGACCCCATGAAACGTGAACTAGCCTTTGATTTCTCCCGTGTAACCGAAGCTGCCGCACTTGCCGGATACCGATGGCTTGGCCGAGGTGACAAAAACATCGCCGATAATGCGGCTGTGGAAGCCATGCGCATTATGCTAAACAAGATGAATATTGCTGGCGAAATAGTAATCGGAGAGGGAGAAATTGATGAAGCTCCCATGCTCTATATTGGCGAAAAGGTGGGCGTCAAAGCCGACAGTGCTACAGTCTGTAATGTTGATATCGCGGTTGACCCTATTGAAGGGACTCGCATGACCGCAATGGGGCAATCCAACGCCGTCGCCGTGTTAGCGGCAGGTGAAAAGGGCAGTTTTTTAAGTGCGCCCGACATGTACATGGAGAAACTGGTTTGCGGCCCTGGTGCGCGAGGCGTGATCAATTTAGAGCACAGCCTTGAGGACAATATTCGCGCGGTTGCCAAGGCATTAAAGAAAGATCTCAATGACATCACACTGGTTACCCTTGCCAAACCCCGTCACCAGAATATGATCTCAGAAGTGCATCGCCTGGGCTGCAAAGTTTACGCTATACCAGACGGAGACGTTGCCGCCTCTATCCTTACCTGTATGCCGGAAAGTGACGTAGATATGCTGTATTGCGTAGGCGGTGCCCCCGAGGGTGTAATAACAGGGGCGGTAATTCGGGCGCTCGGCGGTGACATGAACGCGCGCCTGCTACTGCGTACCGAAGTCAAAGGTGCGGACGATGAATCCCAAAAACTCGCCGAACAAGAGAGAGAACGCTGTAAAACAATGGGTGTGGAACCAAATAAAATTCTGCGTTTAAACGACATTGCCAAAAGCGATAATGTGGTATTTTCGGCAACCGGGATCACCAAAGGCGACTTGTTAGAAGGGGTAACCCGTAAAGGAAATCTCGCTACCAGCGAAACCCTGCTCATACGAGGGCGGTCGCGCACGATTCGAAAAATTCAGTCGACGCATTATCTTGAACGTAAAGACGATAAAATCAAAGAGATTGTGTTGTAGATATCGGCAGGCGAACTGCTCGCGGTTAAAATTACACAAATATTAAGTAAACAGCCGTCTTTTACGGCTGCTTTTTAACGTTATCATCTGTAATATTTCCTTCAAGAAGATAGACTTGTATTTGATGTTACGTCTGATTGATTTCCTGAAGCTTGAGTATTGAACTGAGTTTAAAAAACAAACGAAAGCTGTGTTTGTTAGTGAATCGAAATTACTCGGTTATCCATATTTCAGTGACAATAGGATATTTAACTGTCCCTCCCCAAAACGGAATAACATCACATTTAGTACTCCACATACCTATTTTTTTTCCAGCCATATATGCTGATAATACAATGGAGGTTTGTGTGGCAATTCCCGCTGTGGATGAAGGAAGGTGTACTTTGTTCATATTATGACATCCGTCTGGGTTTGATAATTTGCTACCGTCTACCCATAAAGTAACGCCTCCTCCATTATGTGCATGTATTTTGTTTATCGTTATGCCGTCACCTAAATTAATTAAATACCCGGATGCGTGTACGTTTGAAACTATAAATAACATTCCAATGACCAGTATTTTCCTCAGCATATCTAATTTTCCTTTCGTTTCTAAAAATTCTATACTCAATAAGTTCGCAATTTCGTTTTCGGGCATGAATCTAAGGGTGTGCTAATCTATCTCTTCCAAGCCAGTGATAATGCATACAGTTTGGGTGTCATCTACAACATACTTTATTTTCTTTCCACGTGCTTTGGCTGACATGGCAAAAGCATACTGAGCTTTATTGAACTCGGTGCCGTCCATGTCGATCTGCCCTCTCGAATATAAGCAGTGGCTGACAAATTGCGGCGATGTTATATAAGCAACCCCGTTATTTAATGATAATGTCCACTCAGTCAGAACATCAGGTGACCAATACCTTTTGGCTAAGGTTGGGAAGCTATAAGTTAGTGTAAGACCGATTAATAATATATGTATTTTTAATTTCATTTCTTTTCCTTGATATGTATGGTCTAAAGTGTCGGGTCGGTATGAAATAAACACTAAAAAATGCATACGATTTAGTTTTTTATGTCAAGATATATAACTCTGCATTCGCTGTTTTATATGCTTATTATCCGTGCCACGCAGAGTCCCATTAGTCTCTTGGAATCGTCTACACCAACCGTAATTTGAGTGTTGCTTAATTTCGCAGCTAGCACCGTTGAAAAAATGGAAGGAGCTGCATCTTTTGATATCACAAATACAGCTTTATTGTTGCACGACGAAGAAGTTGGACAGCTTCCTACGCTTGATTGGCTGTCAAGGCAAAACCATATCTGGTTATCCCAACCTATTCCATCCAAATACTGGTGGTTAACTATTTTTATCACATTACCGCTAACTTCTCCCGTTTCGGAGATGCAATTAACAGATATTAGAAATAGGATAAATACAGCAATTACTTTTTTCACGATTTTATTTCTCCAATGTTTTAATGTGTATACTTGCCTGCAAGCGAAGGACGTAATTTTCTGCGAGTCCTTGCCTATGTTGAAGGTACTTCTGCCTTAGTGAAATGTTTTGTTATAAATATTGCTTAATATTTATAACGCCAATTTTATATGAGTTTCTTAGTTCTGATGCTATAAATTTAGTGCCAGCTACACGTACGGTTTTGCTGTTAGTTTGTCTTGTGCCGGTGTGGCGAAAATTTTATAAAACAGACAATGAAAACTCTGTCCTATTGGCGAGCCTTTTTATGCAGCTGCTATTTACTAAAGCTAAACACTGTGATTGGCCGAGTGTTGTCATTTCCACACCATCTTTCTGGAGTGCCAGGAAACACGTTTAGCGTAGTTTTCCCTGAAGCCATCATAAATAAAGCCATTGAAATAAAGTGATTAAGCTTCTGCTCACCAACTTGCGATTTTTTTACAACCCATCGCTCTCCATTACTCATAACCATGGAAAAGTCGTCCCCACAATAGAATACGCTTTCTATTGAAAGACCTGATCCGGAGGCTTTGGCTTGAATGGATAGGGTAACAAGGATAATTATGAACAATATCTTTTTCATCGCGAAAAACTCTTATTTAAACTTTGTATAACATCTGAATAATGTGGCAGATTGCCCGATAACAGGTTGTATGAGGCAGAGGAAGACAAAGAAAGAAGAAAAAAGGTTTTAGTTTCATAGGTTTAGCTTCCACTGCTTATATGTTTGCTATTATCTGCACCGTCCGGCTTGCTGTTGCATTATCGCAATTTTACTCCTTTTTTCCAATAATAATATTGATATCCATTAAGTCGATCAATCATTGCTGGTAGTTATTGGTGTGTTTCTTTTAATCTGTCTTGATTCAGAAGTGAGCGTGTTAATGGGAAAGTAGCCGCCGGTTCTTGGGCTGCCTGATTTCATCCGTATATCTAAGAGATAACAGGGGCAATAGATCTGCCCCTGTTATCCCTAATTCGCCTACTATTTCTGCTTGGTTGCTAACGCGCTGTAATGGTGATGAAGCGCAGTGATCAACGCGAGGTTAGGCGAGGTATATAAAATGTCATTCTCATTTGAGGAATAGCTTAACTGAGAATCCACATAGGCTTTGGCTGGTAAGGTGCTGGCGTAGGCAGCCGCTTCACCGTGGGCATCTGTTACTGCGTCCTCTAAGTCAGCGTTTGGCCCACCTGGAATGTATCCTGGTAACGAGCCGGGAATACCATCTGCAATCGAGACACTATGATGCAAGTTGACCACCTGCTTTGAGCCGAAGCCAGTAACGAAGTTGTAACCCGTTGCATTTTTACCCAGTATGTAGTCAGCTACCGCCGCTGCGGCATCAAGGTATTGTTGATCGCCAGTGATTTGGTATGTGTAAATAAAGCTCAACCCCGCTGAGCCCATATCGCCATTTGAGCCCCAGGTGAATTCTATTTCCGGGACTTGGTATGCCGAAGCATTCATATCCTGAAGCGTTTTATCTGACCATTCCTTTATCGATTTTTCTACGACATTTTTCAGCTTCTTAGGCAGTGCTTCCCGGTGCACAATTAGGCTCATGATGCCTAAGCCCTTTTCATTTGGCCACGTTGGTTTTTCGTAACTTTTTAGGGCCTCAATATTTTTTGCGAGATACTTTTTATATTTCGACTTTTCTGTCGAAATAAGAAGTTCGGAGGCCGCCCATAGGAATTCATCACTCATGTCGCTGTTGCTGTATGCACCGGAAAGTACTCCTTCAGGGTTTGTGAAGATCACATTTGGGTTCTTTCGCGCCCATTTCCAAGCTCGCTCTGATCGCTCTAAACAATCCTTAGCCCACTTGGCATCGATTGGGGTAAAGAGCCTATAGGCCATTGCCATGGCCGCTGAAAAATTGAGAGCAGACGCTGTAGATTTGCCATACACGTTACGTTGTAACGGGTCAGTATGAGGAAACATCATGTCTGGATAAATGTCGGAGGTCATTTTCACAAACACACCACCGTCTGTGTCCTGCATTTTCTTCATCCACTCAAGCTCATAGCGAACTTCGTCAAGCAAGTCGCTTATACCATTACCAGATTCTGGGATATTGAGGCTGCTGTCCGGGTACGCATTCGGAACCAGCTCCATTAAGCTCATCATATTGGCGATGGTAAAGCTAGCGCTCACAATATATTTGCCAAAGTCCCCTGCGTCATACCAGCCTCCAGGGGCATTTAACCGACCCTTTTTACCCGTTGATGGGTGAAACACCGCGTCTGTATCTGGGTGGCCGGCCTTACGTTTATATATTCCTGCATATTTTTCATCTAGAGACATAGAGGCGCGCTGGAGATAATAGGATTTCATCATTGCGATGGACACCTCATTCCAAACATCCTGCTGAATGAAAAAAGGCCAGGACACGTTGTCGCCAACTTTTAAGCGATAACGCCCACTTTTTGAAAACTCAGAGAAATCGGCTTTTCTTGCTGTTTCTTCAGACTTTGCCCAGTAGATGGGCTTCCCCAGTTTGCCTTCGAAAACCGTCTTACCGCTTTCGTCGAGTAGAGAAAAAGCATCCGTTTTTGTATCGCCAATTGCGATCGCAATTTTTGGCGCGTCGGGGTAATAGCCGATCTGATTGATACGAATCGATTCTTCATTGGCATGTGCAAGCAATGGAATGATAGAAAAGAGGAAAATGAAAAAGCGTAACATAAGGATACCCCCTAATTGTGCGTTATTGTGTTCTAGCTTTACATAACTTAGACCACAAATCTATATTGACCAAGGGATGGTGAAATTTTTATGAAGAGAACGAGAAAGCTCTCTGTTTTGGTCCACTATTTAATAAGGGTGTTTTTTATTAGAAAAACGGCTATATCTCGCTATGTTTCACTTGTAATTAATAGCTATGTTATTGCCTGTTTTGTATATCTTGGCTGGTGTACGACTACACATAAATAATGTGTAGTCTATATGTTAAATAAGGAGGTTTACTGCTCCCGATTTTATTCGCAATGCATAATATCCTGCTGAAGATGCAGCCAGTTTTTCTTCTGTGTAAATTCAGTTCGTATTTCTTCTATTCGAACGGCTGAGTCTTTGGTTCTTGGCGTCGTCGGATCAAGTAAGTCCAGCGCACTTAAATGTGGGCGATTTATTTCTTCTTTCAGTTTTTTCGCGTTAAGTTGTTCTTGTTTAACCTCTTTTCCGTACATACCCAAACAATATCGGCATGACGATTGGGGTTTATCATTATCCAGATACTGGCGTAGTGACTGAAACAGGTTAGGGCTGTTGTGTATATCCAGGCCATCCATTTCCAGGCTGTCTGGCTTGCCTATCATTTTCAATCGTTTTCGAATGCTGTGCACGCGAGAACAGCGATAGTACTTTCCATCCAATACGGTGTGACAGTTCACCGCCGAGTAACACCCCCGGTGTATTGTTTCCACTAATGTTTCATCGGTTTCCTTAATTGGCGTAAAGACTTCATTGAATGTCTCGATTGGCATTTCGACAAATAAGCAGCCGTAGCGTTCGGCAATAGCAGACAGCGCTTGAGCATCATAGCGACGACGAACACCAGGGTAGACACTAATTCGAACTTCAGCTAAATACTGCCAGGCATCAATAGGCATTTTATGCAGCAAGGTGCCGTTTGTGAGCAAAACAATACCTTCAGCAATATTCACTTTTTTTGCAATACGAAGAAAATCCAACAACTGCGGATGCAATAGAGGTTCGCCACCACAGAGTTTAAGTTCATCCACATACAGTACTTTGGCTAAGGCCGTTAAATCACGTTCAAATTCTGCTGGGGATGCAAAGTGCTCATCAGACCAGGGTGCCGCGTGATCGCATCCTGCACAACGAAGATTGCAATGCTCCGTTAGTTCATAGCTCAATCCGCCTCGCTGTATTCGACCTGACGTGTCACTTGATGGTGTTGTTAAATGGTTGCTATTTGTCATGTTATAACGCACTCCTAAAGTATTTTTAAAATTAATATCGAAGCTGTAATTAAAATCAAAGAGCAAAAATTAAGATAAATTACTAGGTGAAAATTACTGTCGTGCTTGATCCTCTTCTTGATTAGGCCCTTATTTAAAGCGCCTTCTTGCTTCTCTTTGTTTTTTGTTGCGACGTCTTCATCAAAGCAAAAAACCGAAGGTTAGGGTGAAGTAAGTCCGCGCTTAAGTTGGTCGTTAGTGACATGCTTGTTGCCCATTATTGTTTTTTAAAATTTATTGTTGGTTTTTCTGTTGGAATTGGGCTTGTGTTCAGTAAACGTTATTAACGCCTTAGGTGCGGTTTTACCGACAAACTATAATTGCCTTTAGGTAGGTCGTTAAATAGAAAAAGAATGAGAATAATTAGTAATACGGAACATGAAGTACAAAAGGCGAAAAGCTAAATTAAAAGCATAAGGGGAGGTGGTTTTTAATTGTTATTTAATTTTCGGCGTGTTCAAAGGAAATTCGATCAGTTTTGATATGGCAGCGCAGTTTTGTTACCAATATGTAAGGTTTGTTTGGCGTTGCTGTTTGGCAGAGATGCCTTGCGTTCGTTGTGC includes:
- a CDS encoding glycoside hydrolase family 9 protein — translated: MLRFFIFLFSIIPLLAHANEESIRINQIGYYPDAPKIAIAIGDTKTDAFSLLDESGKTVFEGKLGKPIYWAKSEETARKADFSEFSKSGRYRLKVGDNVSWPFFIQQDVWNEVSIAMMKSYYLQRASMSLDEKYAGIYKRKAGHPDTDAVFHPSTGKKGRLNAPGGWYDAGDFGKYIVSASFTIANMMSLMELVPNAYPDSSLNIPESGNGISDLLDEVRYELEWMKKMQDTDGGVFVKMTSDIYPDMMFPHTDPLQRNVYGKSTASALNFSAAMAMAYRLFTPIDAKWAKDCLERSERAWKWARKNPNVIFTNPEGVLSGAYSNSDMSDEFLWAASELLISTEKSKYKKYLAKNIEALKSYEKPTWPNEKGLGIMSLIVHREALPKKLKNVVEKSIKEWSDKTLQDMNASAYQVPEIEFTWGSNGDMGSAGLSFIYTYQITGDQQYLDAAAAVADYILGKNATGYNFVTGFGSKQVVNLHHSVSIADGIPGSLPGYIPGGPNADLEDAVTDAHGEAAAYASTLPAKAYVDSQLSYSSNENDILYTSPNLALITALHHHYSALATKQK
- the glpX gene encoding class II fructose-bisphosphatase; translated protein: MKRELAFDFSRVTEAAALAGYRWLGRGDKNIADNAAVEAMRIMLNKMNIAGEIVIGEGEIDEAPMLYIGEKVGVKADSATVCNVDIAVDPIEGTRMTAMGQSNAVAVLAAGEKGSFLSAPDMYMEKLVCGPGARGVINLEHSLEDNIRAVAKALKKDLNDITLVTLAKPRHQNMISEVHRLGCKVYAIPDGDVAASILTCMPESDVDMLYCVGGAPEGVITGAVIRALGGDMNARLLLRTEVKGADDESQKLAEQERERCKTMGVEPNKILRLNDIAKSDNVVFSATGITKGDLLEGVTRKGNLATSETLLIRGRSRTIRKIQSTHYLERKDDKIKEIVL
- a CDS encoding radical SAM protein gives rise to the protein MTNSNHLTTPSSDTSGRIQRGGLSYELTEHCNLRCAGCDHAAPWSDEHFASPAEFERDLTALAKVLYVDELKLCGGEPLLHPQLLDFLRIAKKVNIAEGIVLLTNGTLLHKMPIDAWQYLAEVRISVYPGVRRRYDAQALSAIAERYGCLFVEMPIETFNEVFTPIKETDETLVETIHRGCYSAVNCHTVLDGKYYRCSRVHSIRKRLKMIGKPDSLEMDGLDIHNSPNLFQSLRQYLDNDKPQSSCRYCLGMYGKEVKQEQLNAKKLKEEINRPHLSALDLLDPTTPRTKDSAVRIEEIRTEFTQKKNWLHLQQDIMHCE